Proteins from a single region of Pleurocapsa minor HA4230-MV1:
- a CDS encoding pentapeptide repeat-containing protein: MNLQFLQNPIKVLSTILCLVLVVTFSLFNQANANALTRLPEKSYFRSEFSAPQTTIKSTEPTATELTKSPAITPQESFPNDLTRLLKTNECVGCNLAGAALKDTNLQAANLEGANLQGADLERANLQQTNLLGANLQGADLGKTNVAGANLANANLFDADLEKANLQGANLEGANLQGADLEKTNLASAKIQGANFKGADLEDAILPTAMIIR; the protein is encoded by the coding sequence ATGAACCTACAATTTCTTCAAAATCCAATTAAAGTACTTTCAACTATACTTTGTTTAGTATTGGTCGTGACATTTTCTCTTTTTAATCAGGCTAATGCTAATGCCTTAACAAGATTGCCAGAAAAATCTTATTTTCGCAGTGAATTTTCTGCTCCCCAAACAACTATTAAATCTACTGAACCTACAGCTACCGAACTAACTAAATCTCCAGCAATAACACCTCAAGAATCTTTCCCTAATGACTTAACCCGTTTATTAAAAACCAATGAGTGTGTTGGTTGTAATCTAGCTGGTGCAGCTTTAAAAGACACTAACTTACAAGCAGCTAACTTAGAAGGCGCAAATTTACAAGGCGCAGATTTAGAAAGAGCTAACTTACAACAAACAAACTTGCTGGGTGCAAATTTACAAGGCGCAGATTTAGGTAAAACTAATGTTGCTGGAGCAAATTTAGCTAACGCCAATCTATTTGATGCAGATTTAGAAAAAGCAAATCTCCAAGGCGCAAATTTAGAAGGGGCTAACTTACAAGGCGCAGATTTAGAAAAAACTAACTTAGCATCTGCCAAAATACAGGGAGCAAATTTTAAAGGCGCAGATTTAGAAGATGCAATCTTACCAACTGCAATGATAATTCGCTAA
- a CDS encoding phosphatase PAP2 family protein — protein sequence MLKQSSNHPLTLLFIGIYLPLQIFVILLLAVQNHEGALSWELPILYTIHDQTGEKLNLLAETLTRLGSFKITTPVIVGMALSFSFSKRWNYSLYTIITFLGAITISYTGKIIVHRARPHLWELVYQIGSDYSFPSGHAMSSMSFALVLIILTWNSSWRWLMIIFGSLFAIAIAWTRLYLGVHYPSDILGGWMMAIAWSMVVLLIGKLYLTQLISEKS from the coding sequence TCAAATCACCCTTTAACCCTTCTGTTTATTGGAATTTATTTACCATTACAAATTTTTGTCATCCTTCTATTAGCAGTACAAAACCACGAAGGTGCTTTAAGTTGGGAATTACCGATCCTATATACAATTCACGACCAAACGGGAGAAAAACTAAATTTATTAGCAGAAACGTTAACTAGATTAGGTAGTTTTAAAATAACTACCCCTGTAATTGTAGGAATGGCTTTGAGTTTTTCATTCTCTAAACGGTGGAATTATTCGCTCTATACTATTATTACTTTTTTAGGCGCTATTACTATTAGCTATACAGGTAAAATTATAGTACATAGAGCTAGACCTCATTTGTGGGAATTAGTTTATCAAATCGGCTCAGATTACTCATTTCCCAGTGGTCATGCCATGTCTAGTATGTCTTTTGCCCTTGTTTTAATAATTTTGACTTGGAATAGTTCCTGGCGTTGGTTGATGATAATTTTTGGTAGTTTATTCGCGATCGCTATTGCATGGACGCGCCTCTATTTAGGGGTTCATTATCCTAGTGATATTCTTGGTGGTTGGATGATGGCGATCGCTTGGTCAATGGTAGTTTTGTTGATAGGAAAGCTTTATTTAACACAGTTAATTAGCGAAAAATCTTGA